In Raphanus sativus cultivar WK10039 chromosome 5, ASM80110v3, whole genome shotgun sequence, the following proteins share a genomic window:
- the LOC108863395 gene encoding eukaryotic initiation factor 4A-III homolog — protein MAEANSSRGGGGRRGGGPMDDDKLVFETTEGIEPITNFNDMGIKEDVLRGVYEYGFEKPSAIQQRAVMPILQGRDVIAQAQSGTGKTSMIALSVCQIVDTSSREVQALILSPTRELASQTEKTIQAIGLHANIQAHACIGGKSVGEDIRKLENGVHVVSGTPGRVCDMIKRKSLRTRAIKLLILDESDEMLSRGFKDQIYDVYRYLPPDLQVCLVSATLPHEILEMTSKFMTEPVKILVKRDELTLEGIKQFFVAVEKEEWKFDTLCDLYDTLTITQAVIFCNTKRKVDWLSEKMRTNNFTVSSMHGDMPQKERDEIMNQFRSGDSRVLITTDVWARGIDVQQVSLVINYDLPNNRELYIHRIGRSGRFGRKGVAINFVKSDDIKILRDIEQYYSTQIDEMPMNVADLI, from the exons ATGGCGGAAGCGAATTCTAGCCGTGGAGGAGGCGGAAGGAGAGGCGGCGGACCGATGGATGACGACAAGCTAGTCTTCGAGACGACGGAAGGGATCGAGCCCATCACTAATTTCAACGATATGGGTATCAAGGAAGACGTGCTTCGCGGCGTCTACGAGTACGGTTTCGAGAAACCATCCGCGATTCAGCAGAGAGCTGTTATGCCGATTCTCCAAGGGAGAGATGTCATCGCTCAAGCTCAGTCCGGTACGGGTAAAACCTCCATGATTGCTCTCTCCGTCTGCCAAATCGTTGACACTTCGTCTAGAGA AGTTCAGGCATTGATATTGTCCCCAACAAGAGAGCTTGCTTCACAAACAGAGAAGACTATTCAAGCTATTGGATTACACGCCAATATTCAGGCACATGCCTGCATTGGTGGGAAGAGCGTTGGAGAAGATATCAGGAAGCTGGAGAATGGTGTCCATGTTGTCTCTGGGACACCTGGTCGTGTCTGTGACATGATTAAGAGGAAAAGCCTACGCACCAGAGCTATTAAACTTCTGATTCTTGATGAATCTGATGAGATGCTTAGCAGAGGGTTCAAGGACCAAATCTATGATGTTTACAGATATCTTCCACCTGATCTTCAG GTTTGTTTGGTTTCTGCAACTCTTCCCCACGAGATTTTGGAGATGACTTCCAAGTTTATGACGGAACCGGTGAAGATACTTGTGAAGCGTGATGAGTTGACTCTTGAA GGCATTAAACAATTTTTCGTTGCTGTTGAGAAAGAGGAGTGGAAATTTGATACACTGTGTGATCTTTATGACACACTTACTATCACTCAAGCTGTTATCTTCTGCAATACAAAACGAAAG GTGGATTGGCTAAGTGAGAAAATGAGGACTAACAACTTCACAGTCTCATCAATGCACGGTGACATGCCTCAGAAGGAAAGAGACGAGATCATGAATCAGTTTCGGTCAGGCGACAGTCGTGTTTTGATCACAACAGATGTATGGGCACGTGGTATTGATGTGCAGCAA GTTTCTCTTGTCATCAATTATGATCTCCCCAACAACCGTGAGCTTTACATCCATCGTATTGGACGATCTGGTCGTTTTGGGCGTAAG GGTGTTGCGATCAACTTTGTTAAAAGCGACGACATTAAGATCCTCCGGGACATTGAGCAGTACTACAGTACTCAGATTGATGAGATGCCAATGAATGTAGCTGATCTTATCTAA
- the LOC108860854 gene encoding pathogenesis-related protein 1: MSLVKRLKPSILFLFAIVLSCNFILPSFSQDWKQEFLDEHNEARNEVGLEPFVWDEEVAAYASSYANQRVSDCAMVHSNGPFGENIAWSSGDMSAGDASEMWIDEKKYYDYDSNTCNDPNGGTCLHYTQVVWRNSLRLGCSKVVCHSGGTFIICNYDPPGNYNGEKPY; this comes from the coding sequence ATGTCTCTAGTCAAAAGACTCAAACCCAGCATCTTATTTCTCTTTGCAATCGTTCTTTCCTGTAACTTCATTCTTCCATCTTTTTCCCAAGACTGGAAACAAGAATTCCTAGATGAACATAACGAAGCCCGGAACGAGGTTGGGCTAGAGCCATTTGTTTGGGACGAAGAGGTCGCTGCTTACGCCTCGAGCTACGCAAACCAGAGAGTCAGTGACTGTGCCATGGTCCATTCGAATGGACCATTTGGAGAGAACATTGCGTGGAGTAGTGGAGATATGTCAGCTGGAGATGCTTCGGAAATGTGGATCGACGAGAAGAAGTACTACGACTATGATAGCAACACTTGTAATGATCCAAACGGTGGTACTTGTCTGCATTACACACAAGTGGTTTGGAGAAATAGTCTTCGATTGGGATGTTCTAAAGTTGTGTGTCACAGTGGTGGTACTTTTATTATATGCAATTATGATCCTCCTGGTAATTACAATGGAGAAAAACCATACTaa
- the LOC108857762 gene encoding uncharacterized protein LOC108857762, whose amino-acid sequence MDPCSFVRIIVGNLAVRFPSSLSEQSVSPPHCYCKIKFNSFPRQIVSAPVIFQTESESDTRSSTVAAYFSVNKAQIDASLTKTKLTVLSVETYSRSDGVTGASCGLASASEKLLGRFEVRLDLKAAETKTCVAHNGWVALGSKKGRNKTGSVPELHFTVRVEPDPRFVFQFDSEPECSPQVFQVQGNTRQAVFTCEFAARISSESISSRSCVSSEKEQQPSKERKGWSVTVHDLSGSPVAMASMVTPFVPSPGSNRVTRSSPGAWLILRPDGRCRTWKPWGRLEAWLEAGYSDALGYRFELFQDGVAAEVSTSSSVSLKNGGSFVIDATGGTNTAVSTPSTTSPQGSCDLGSGSSIGSGAGSGSGSDFGYLLPQHPAQKRGFVMSASVEGVGKRSKPEVEVGVSHVTCTEDAAAHVALAAAVDLSLDACKLFSHKLRKELRQQSQLGVV is encoded by the coding sequence ATGGATCCGTGCTCTTTCGTACGGATCATAGTCGGAAACTTGGCCGTTAGGTTTCCGTCTTCGTTGTCCGAACAGTCAGTTTCACCTCCACATTGCTACTGCAAAATCAAATTCAATAGTTTCCCTCGCCAGATTGTTTCTGCTCCGGTTATCTTCCAAACCGAATCTGAATCCGACACTCGTTCCTCCACCGTCGCTGCTTACTTCAGTGTAAACAAAGCTCAGATAGATGCTTCTTTGACGAAGACCAAGTTGACTGTCCTCTCCGTCGAGACCTACTCACGAAGTGACGGCGTAACCGGCGCGTCGTGTGGACTCGCTTCAGCGAGTGAGAAGTTACTAGGTCGGTTCGAGGTTCGGCTGGATTTGAAAGCGGCGGAGACGAAAACGTGCGTGGCACACAACGGATGGGTTGCCTTGGGATCCAAGAAAGGGAGGAATAAAACTGGATCTGTTCCGGAGCTCCATTTTACCGTACGGGTTGAACCCGACCCGAGATTCGTGTTTCAATTCGACAGCGAGCCGGAGTGCAGCCCTCAGGTTTTCCAAGTGCAAGGAAACACGAGACAAGCCGTGTTCACTTGCGAGTTCGCCGCGAGGATCAGCTCCGAATCAATCTCATCGAGAAGTTGCGTATCGTCGGAAAAGGAACAACAGCCGTCGAAAGAGAGAAAAGGTTGGTCGGTTACTGTGCATGATCTCTCCGGCTCACCCGTAGCGATGGCATCCATGGTCACACCATTCGTTCCATCTCCCGGTTCGAACCGCGTGACGCGATCAAGTCCCGGCGCGTGGCTCATTCTCAGACCCGACGGTCGTTGTCGCACGTGGAAGCCGTGGGGACGGCTAGAGGCGTGGCTCGAAGCTGGTTACTCCGACGCGCTTGGTTACCGTTTCGAGCTCTTCCAGGACGGAGTCGCCGCTGAGGTCTCCACGTCGTCCTCTGTTAGTTTGAAAAATGGCGGGAGTTTCGTTATCGACGCCACGGGCGGGACAAACACGGCGGTTTCTACGCCGTCAACAACGAGTCCTCAGGGAAGCTGTGATCTCGGGTCCGGATCTAGCATCGGGTCGGGAGCAGGATCAGGATCCGGGTCGGATTTTGGATATCTACTGCCCCAGCACCCGGCGCAAAAGAGAGGGTTCGTGATGTCGGCTTCGGTGGAAGGCGTCGGGAAACGGAGCAAACCGGAGGTAGAAGTTGGCGTGTCGCACGTGACATGCACGGAGGATGCAGCAGCGCACGTGGCGTTAGCTGCGGCGGTGGATCTCAGTTTGGACGCTTGCAAGCTGTTCTCTCATAAGCTAAGGAAAGAGTTAAGACAGCAAAGCCAGCTTGGTGTCGTTTGA
- the LOC108858878 gene encoding proline-rich receptor-like protein kinase PERK10 — MKSFFGVVMFQFLYFTPSLAIRDNFFFVSDFDVSRNISYDEIKKLVPSSLKNETSFLYPPVSRANDRVKRLVPTGPNNKTSPPSPPHFIADFGVKRLVPTGPNNETSPPSPPHFIADFGVKRLVPTGPNNETSPPSPPHSIESIGVKRLVPTGPNNETSPPSPPHSTVDFGVMRLVPTGPNNETSPPSPPHFIADFGVKRLVPTGPNNETSPPSPPHFIADFGVKRLVPTGPNNETSPPSPPHSIESIGVKRLVPTGPNNETSPPSPPHSTVDFGVKRLVPTGPNNETSPPSPPHFIADFGVKRLVPTGPNNETFPPSPPHFIADFGVKRLVPSGPNNEMSPPSPPHSIVYIEVKQWVTSSPSNGTSPPSI; from the coding sequence atgaagagTTTTTTTGGAGTTGTCATGTTTCAGTTCTTGTATTTTACACCATCTTTAGCAATTCgtgataattttttctttgtttctgaCTTCGATGTGTCTAGAAATATTTCTTatgatgaaataaaaaaattggttcCAAGCAGCCTAAAAAATGAGACGTCTTTTCTGTATCCACCAGTTTCAAGAGCGAATGATAGAGTGAAGAGATTGGTTCCAACCGGCCCAAATAATAAAACTTCTCCACCTTCTCCACCACATTTTATAGCTGATTTTGGAGTGAAGAGATTGGTTCCAACCGGACCAAACAATGAAACTTCTCCACCTTCTCCACCACATTTCATAGCTGATTTTGGAGTGAAGAGATTGGTTCCAACCGGTCCAAACAATGAAACTTCTCCACCTTCTCCACCACATTCTATAGAAAGTATTGGAGTAAAGAGATTGGTTCCAACCGGCCCAAACAATGAAACGTCTCCACCTTCTCCACCACATTCTACAGTGGATTTTGGAGTGATGAGATTGGTTCCAACCGGCCCAAACAATGAAACTTCTCCACCTTCTCCACCACATTTTATAGCTGATTTTGGAGTGAAGAGATTGGTTCCAACCGGCCCAAACAATGAAACTTCTCCACCTTCTCCACCACATTTCATAGCTGATTTTGGAGTGAAGAGATTGGTTCCTACCGGCCCAAACAATGAAACTTCTCCACCTTCTCCACCACATTCTATAGAAAGTATTGGAGTAAAGAGATTGGTTCCAACCGGCCCAAACAATGAAACGTCTCCACCTTCTCCACCACATTCTACAGTGGATTTTGGAGTGAAGAGATTGGTTCCAACCGGCCCAAACAATGAAACTTCTCCACCTTCTCCACCACATTTTATAGCTGATTTTGGAGTGAAGAGATTGGTTCCAACCGGCCCAAACAATGAAACTTTTCCACCTTCTCCACCACATTTTATAGCTGATTTTGGAGTGAAGAGATTGGTTCCAAGCGGTCCAAACAATGAAATGTCTCCACCTTCTCCACCACATTCGATAGTATATATTGAAGTGAAGCAATGGGTTACAAGCAGTCCAAGTAATGGAACGTCTCCACCTTCTATATAG